The genomic segment TTCAAACATGTGAATGAAGCCGTGCAGTTCGCGCAGGATGTCGTTAGGGATATGGCGGCTGGTTTTTGTCTCGCCGTACACATAAATCGGGACATCGAGGTTCTTGCGGCGGACTTCTTCAATGAAGTGGCGCAAATTCAGTACCGCAGGGTCCAGATCCGGACCAGGCGTGAACTCCTCATCGTCGATCGACAAGATGAAAGCACTCGCACGGCTCTGTTGCTGGGCGAACTGGCTCAGATCACCATAGCTAGTGACGCCCAGTACTTCAAATCCTTCGGATTCGATCGCCTGCGCCAGGGCACGGATGCCAAGACCCGACGTGTTTTCCGAACGGAAATCTTCGTCAATGATGATGATGGGAAAACGAAACTTCATCTACAGGCTCCAACAGCGGGCTAAAAATGGCAAACAGGCGCGAAGTGTAAGGACTAAATGTGGCAACGCGGCGGCAGCGTCCCGCAATTGGCCCACAATGTGGCGTCATCAATACAACTGGAGTCCCCGTCATGTCGGAACCCAACCTGTGGTGGCTGGCCGTGGGTGCGTTGGTCGCACTGGAGCTGCTCACCGGAACGTTTTATCTGCTGATGCTCGGGCTGGGCGCAGCCGCGGCGGCACTGGCAGCCCATGCTGGCGCCAGCGTCACTGCGCAGCTCGTATGGGCATCCTTGGTGGGTGGCGGTGCGGTGGCAGTGTGGCACCTTCGCCGCTCACGCGGCCGGTCGGAGCCATCTGCGCAGGCCAACCCCAATGTAAACCTGGATATCGGGGAAGTAGTGCAGATCGGCGCCTGGAACCCCGACGGCACTGCCCAAGTCCATTACCGCGGCGCGGCATGGACCGCAATCCATCGCACGGGAATCAGCCCGATACCCGGCGCGCACCGGGTAGCAGAAATGGTGGGCAATCGCCTGCTGGTAGATAAAGCTTAACGAGGGAACTTTATGGAAATCGCAATTCTTCTTCTGGTCGTCGCTATTATTTTTGTGACGCGGTCTGTCAAAGTCGTGCCCCAGCAGCATGCGTGGGTGATTGAACGCCTGGGCAAATACCACGGCACCCTGACACCCGGCCTGAACTTTCTGGTGCCGTTCATTGATCGCGTGGCCTACAAGCATGTGCTGAAAGAAATCCCGCTCGACATCGCAAGCCAGGTCTGTATCACCAAAGACAACACCCAGCTGCAAGTCGACGGCATTCTGTACTTTCAAGTCACCGATGCCATGCGCGCCAGTTATGGGTCGAGCAATTACATCATTGCCATTTCCCAACTGGCTCAAACATCCTTGCGCTCAGTCATCGGCAAGTTGGAGCTGGACAAAACATTCGAAGAGCGCGACATCATCAACGCCCAAGTGGTCGCAGCCATCGATGAGGCGGCTCTCAACTGGGGTGTGAAGGTGCTGCGCTATGAAATCAAAGACCTCACGCCACCCAAAGAAATTTTGCACGCCATGCAGGCACAGATCACCGCAGAACGTGAAAAACGCGCGCTGATTGCCGCCTCCGAAGGCCGCCGCCAAGAGCAAATCAATATTGCAACCGGCGAGCGCGAGGCATTCATTGCCCGCTCAGAGGGTGAAAAGCAGGCTGCCATCAACAGCGCCCAAGGTGAAGCGGCCTCCATCACTGCAGTGGCCGAGGCGACAGCGAACGCCATCGAGCGTATTGCCGCGGCCATTCGTCAACCGGGCGGCGAGCAAGCGGTGCAGTTGAAAGTCGCCGAACGAGCTGTCGATGCCTACGCCAAAGTGGCTGCGGACGCGACCACTACGCTGATCATCCCCGGCAATATGAGCGAAGTGTCCGGCCTGATTGCGACAGCCATGAAAATGGTGCAATCCAGCAAGTAAACAAAACTAACGGGCAACAAAAAAGCCCGTAGTGCAAAACACTACGGGCTATCTGTTTCTGGCGGAGCAGGCGGGATTCGAACCCGCGGTGGGTATTACCCCACGCACGCTTTCCAGGCGTGTGACTTAAACCGCTCATCCACCGCTCCAGAGCCTCGTATTCTAGCCCGTTATTTCGGGCATTCCGGCTGAACGAGGAAACTTTTTAGAAAAAACTGTCTTTCAGCCGAAAGGTTGGGCGTCATTGGCGCTCTTGCGCCGCATGCACGCCCTGCAACGCATCCGCTACCGCACGGCTGACGGTTGCCTCAACGTCTTCCATGACGCCGGGCAACAATGTCTGCAGACGCGCCTGCAAACTCTGCTGCAAAGCGTCTTGCACTACCTGCTCCAAAACAGGGGTTAACCGCACCATCACTTTGGCAATCAGTTCTTCATCTGTCGTTACGTAAGCCACCGGCTCCACGAACGTTGAAGCGACGACTGGCGCCAGCGCGTCTTCCTCAGGTAGCACAGGAATTTCAGCGGGCTCCATCGCTGGCGCGGGATGCTTCACTACCTCGGTCAGGGTAGGCAAAAAACGGGGGGGGTGTTTGGGTGCCTGCATCACTCAGCGCCTTTCAGCTTCAGGTCATGCCGTTGGATCGCATAGCCCAGCTGCACATATTGCTTCCAACGAAGACGGGCCGTGGCGCGGTCTTCCTCATCCACAGACACGACCTCGATTACCCGGTCAAACACATCAAAGCCCTCGGGCATTTCATGGGTCAGGTTGACCAACACGCCGTGACTCGACAAAGCAGGATGAACTTTGGATGTCAACACAACCGGGCAACGCAGATCCGGAGATGCACCGTTGTCGACACCATGCACCAAGAAATCGGTCGGCGAGGTTGCCCATAGACTGGCATCCAGATATTGCACTTGGGCAGGAACGGCGAGCACCGTCAAACGCGCCCCTCGGGCGACGGCCTTTCTCAGAAGGCGCCCTACGTACTCCAGCTTGTTCGGGGCCCCGAAATGAAAGGCAACGTCTGTCACTTACCGGCAACCTGACTCAGCACAAACTCCACCAGCAGGGGCACGGGCCGTCCAGTAGCGCCCTTGGCGGCCCCGCCTTTCCAGGCGGTGCCCGCGATGTCCAAATGCGCCCAGTCAAACTTCTCGGTAAAGCGCTGGAGGAACTTGGCAGCCGTAATTGCACCACCTGCACGACCCGCCACGTTGGCCACATCCGCAAAATTGGTTTTCAAGCCATCCGCATAGTCCTCATCGAGGGGCAGCTGCCAGCACAAGTCACCACTGGACTCACCGGCTTTGAAAAGCGCATCCGCCAGCGCCGGCTTGCTGGAAAACAGGCCGCTTCGGACCCCACCAAGCGCGACCACGCATGCCCCGGTCAAGGTTGCAATATCGACCACTGCGGTCGGTTTAAAGCGCTCTGCGTAGGTCAGTGCATCACACAGCACCAGCCGGCCTTCGGCATCGGTGTTCAGAATTTCGATCGTCTGGCCGCTCATGCTGGTCACCACGTCGCCAGGCTTCACAGCTTTGCCGTTCAGCAAGTTCTCACAAGCCGGGATCAAGCCGATCACGTTGATCGCGGGCTTCAGCTCCGCCAGCGTCCTGAAGGTTCCGAGCACACTGGCGGCTCCGGACATGTCGAACTTCATCTCGTCCATCTCCGCCGCAGGCTTGATGGAGATGCCGCCGCTATCAAAAGTAATACCCTTGCCCACCAGCACCAGCGGAGCCTGCGCTTTGGTAGCGCCGCTGTACTTCAACACAATAAAGCGCAAAGGCTCATCAGACCCCTGGGCGACCGCCATGAAGGAGCCCATACCCAGCTTGGCAACTTCTTTGGGGCCTAGCACTTCGCAGCTGATTTTGGCGAACTCCGCCAGACTTTGAGCGGCTTGCCCCAACAAGGTTGGCGTTGCGTAGTTGGCTGGGCGATTGGCCCACTCTTTGGCGAACTCGACGCCGGCCACTGTGCCTACCGCCACCGCAAATGAGACTGCGATCTCAGATGCATTGCTCGCACCGACCAGCACTTTTTGCAACTGGCGCCCTTCTGGCTTGGATTTGGTGTGGGTGTACACGTAAGTGGCATCCGCAACTGCAAGGGGCACTGCACGGACCGCATCTTCCCGGGCAGGACCTGCAAACGCAATTACTGCCTTTTTCACGACCGGCGCCTTCAGGCTGCCCGCACAGGCTGCAATTGCAGAGCGCACTTGGCGCGCTGTACCCTCCCCCACGGCCACCAAAAGAACTTTCGCAGCATTGGCTTGCACCGGCCGATGCAGCGCCAACACCGTGCCTGGCTTGGCACTGAAATCACCCTGCTTCAAGGCCTTGCCGATCAAGATGGACAGTTCGTCCTTGCCAGGCTTGAAATCCTGCGCAATGAGCAGCACCAGCAGGTCGGCTTTTTCATTGGCCAAGGCCACGAGGTTCAGAGGCTTCAGTTCAAAGTTCATAATTCGCTCTTTCGTTTCGCACAATGTTATTCCATTCCTCCATTCGCAAAGAGTTAGGCCGCAGTTTCGGCGCGACGCTGGTCGTTCTGGTGACCGTCGTCATGACCATGACGCTGCTGCGCACCTTGGGCGAAGCCTCGCGCGGCACCTTCAATCCGGCCGACGTGCTGATCATCATGGGCTACACCGTGCTCTCGGATATGCCGACCATCCTGTCGATGAGTCTGTTTATTTCGGTGTTGACGGTTGTTACCCGGATGTACCGCGACAGCGAAATGGTGATCTGGTTCGGCAGCGGGCGCGGGTTATTGGGCTTGGTCGGCCCTCTGTTCCGGTTCGCATGGCCTATTTTGCTGGTGGTTTTGACGTTGGCATTTGTGATCTTGCCCTGGTCATTCAGCAAAATTGAGGACCTGCGCGACCGGTACGACAAGCGCGGCGACATCGCGCGCATTGAGCCGGGGCAGTTTCAAGAGTCAGCCAATGGTGACCGCGTCTTTTTTATTGAAAAAGACAGCAAGGGCCAACAAACAGGCAAGAACGTTTTCATCTCCACCCAAGAAGGTAACAAGCAAACCATCACCAGCGCGCGCTCTGGAACCGTCGAGGTCATGAATGGCGACAAGTTTCTGGTGCTCCAGGAGGGGCAACGTCTGGAGCGGACCACTGGCAAAAATGACATGACACTCAGCACCTTTGAGCGCTACGGCGCCCGGGTCGGTGCTGACGACAACTCCGGCCGCGACTACTCCCCGTCCAATGCCAAAACCACCCTCGAGTTGCTGCGGACCCAAAACCCTCAGCACTTTGCAGAACTCGCATGGCGAGCCGGATTGACCCTTGCCGCCTTCAACTTGATCTGGATTGGCTTGGCCGCCGCAGGGGCCAACCCTCGCGCAGGGCGGAGCACCAACCTGATCTTCGCGTTTCTGGCCTTTGTGGTGTATTTCAATCTCTTGGTGCTCGCCAAAAATTGGGTCGAGAGCGGGAAGGCAGAGCTTATTCCCATGCTGCTCCAATTGCATGGCGGTGTCTTTGTGGTGAGCATGCTGTGGTTGTTGAAGCGACACAACCACTGGGCGCTTCGACTGCCACGCCGCAACGCCCGTAGGGAGGGCTCCGCATGAAGACGCTGCGCAAACTCCTGTACGGAGAAGTGGTGACCGCAGTCGCGCTGGTCACGCTGGCATTCATCGCGCTGTTTTTTTTCTTTGACGTGGTGGAGGAACTCCAGCAGGTCACCCGGCTGGGCGCGAGTGGTTACCAAGTGCCGCAGGCACTGATTTATGTCGCGCTGATGATCCCGGCCCACGTGTATGAGTTGTTTCCCATCACGGTGCTCATCGGCACCATTTTTGTGATGGCCCGCTTGGCCCGGAGTTCGGAGTTCACGATTCTGCGTACGAGTGGCTTGGGCCCTTGGAAGGCCTTGCGGACCTTGATGGTGCTGGGCTTGGGCTTTGTCTTGTTTACTTTTGCGGTTGGCGACTATGTGGCCCCCTTGGCGGACAAAACAGCCCAACTGCTCAAATCCCGCTTTCAGGGCAAAATCAGTGTGGGTAAAACCGGCGCCTGGCTGAAAGAAAAGCAGGCTTACGGCAGCTACTCGGTGAACGTGGGTTCCTTGGCGTCAGATGCAACCCTCAAAGACATCCGGGTCTACGAATTCGACAACCAGGGCTTTGTGGTCTCCCTGACCGAAGCGAAGACTGGGACCTTTGGTAGCGATGAATCCTGGATGCTCGCCAACGGTGAGCGCACCGAATTCACGTCGGGCCCAAACCAGATCCCCAAGGTAGACCGCGCGGCGTTCGAGACCTTCCGTTGGCCCACCCAAATCAGCGCTGAAATGGTGGCCGCAGCGGTACTGCGGCCCGAGCGCATGGGCACGATTGACTTGTTCCAGTACATACGCCATCTCAATGCCAACGGCCAAAGCGCCCAGAAGTATGAAATCCAATTCTGGAAAAAAGTCTTCTATCCCCTGAGCTGCCTGGTGATGGTGGTGCTGTCCCTGCCCTTTGCCTACTTGCATTTCCGCTCGGGTGGCATCGCCAGCTACACCTTTGGTGGCGTGATGGCGGGCATCAGCTTTGTGTTGCTGAACAACGTGGTGAATGACCTTGGGAACTTACAGGGTTGGCAGCCCTGGATCACAGCGGCCCTGCCGGGCATGATCTACTCATTCTTTTCTCTTGCAGCCTTTACCTGGTTGGTACTCCGAAGATGACAAGCCCCGCCCCCCGCCACGCGATTGTGTTGTTCGCCCACGGTTCCCGCGACCCGCTGTGGCACAAGCCCATGGAGGCGGTGGCCGCGCGCATTCGCAGCCAGTCAGCAGACGTCGAAGTAGCCTGTGCCTACCTGGAGCTCAGCCAGCCTGACCTGCCCCACACCGTGGCGCAACTCACTGGTGCGGGCGTTGACAGCATCACCATCGTGCCCATGTTTTTGGGCGTAGGCCGCCATGCACGCGAGGATTTGCCTGAATTGGTAACCCAATTGCGTGCCAGCCATCCTGCGGTGCATTTCCACCTCCAGAAGGCGGTGGGGGAAGACGATCGCCTGGTGCAGATGTTGGCATCGATTGCGTTGGATCCGACCGAGGCATAAATCCCCTGAGGCATAATGAATTCCTTCTTTAGCTGGAATTCGATATGAACCTTCACCAATTCCGCTTCGTGCAAGAAGCCGCGCGCCGCAACCTCAACCTGACCGAGGCGGCGAAGGCACTACATACCTCGCAGCCGGGTGTGTCCAAAGCCATTATTGAGCTGGAAGAAGAGCTGGGCATCGACATCTTTGCCCGCCACGGCAAACGCCTCAAGCGCATCACCGAGCCAGGCCAGCATGTGCTCAAAAGCATCGAGTTGATCCTGCGCGAGGTGAACAACCTCAAGCGCATCGGGGAACAATACAGCTCGCAGGACAGCGGCACGCTGTCGATCGCCACCACCCACACCCAGGCCCGTTATGTGCTGCCGGAAAAGGTGGCACAACTCCGCGCGGCCTTCCCCAAGGTCAATGTGAGCCTGCACCAAGGCGCGCCTGACCAGGTCGCCCGCATGCTGATCGACGATGTGGCCGAAATCGGGATCGCCACCGAATCCCTGTCCAACTACAGCGAACTGGTCACCCTACCCTGCTACGAGTGGCAACACGTGCTGGTATTGCCCGCCGACCACCCTCTGGCCCTGAAAGAGCATGTCACGCTGGAAGACGTCGCCGCCGAGCCGCTCATCACCTACCACCCGTCCTTTACCGGACGCACCAAAATTGACCAGGCGTTTGAGGCCCGCAAGCTCGAGCCCCGCATTTCGCTCGAAGCCATTGACTCCGATGTGATCAAGACCTATGTGCGCCTGGGCTTGGGCATCGGCATTGCGGCTGAAATGGCGGTCACCGATGTGGTGGAGGACATGGAGAAAAACGGCGCCCGTGGCGGCTTGGTGGTGCGACCTGCGGGCTACCTGTTCGGCCAGAACGTGACCCGAGTAGCCTTCAAGCGCAGCGCCTATTTACGCAATTTTGTCTTCACGTTTGCGGAATTTTTAAGCAGCCGCCTGAACCGCGCGCTGATCGCCAAGGCCATGGAAGGCCACGTAAACGACTATGAGTTGTGAAAGCATGACTACTGCATTGACACCCCCGCTCTCCAGCCGCCTGCCGAATGTGGGCACCACCATCTTCACCGTCATGTCGGCGCTCGCCACTGAGCACAAAGCGGTCAACCTTGGGCAAGGCTTTCCGGACTTTGCGTGCGACCCGAAGTTGGTCGACGCCGTGACCGCAGCCATGCAAGCGGGACACAACCAGTACCCGCCCATGGCCGGTGTGCCGGCTTTGCGGCAGGCCGTGTCAGCCAAGATCGCTGGCCTGCATGGCAAGGCCTATCACCCCGACACCGAAATCACCATCACCGCCGGTGCAACGCAGGCCATCCTGACCGCCCTCCTTGCCGTGGTGCATCCGGGTGACGAGGTCATTGTGCTGGAGCCCTGCTACGACAGCTATGTCCCCAACATCGAGCTGGCCGGTGGCGTCGTGGTGCGTGTGCCCCTGACTCCAGGCACCTTCCGGCCCGACTTCGCCAAAATCGGCGCGGCCATCACGCCCAAAACACGGGCCTTGCTCATCAACTCGCCGCACAACCCCAGCGCAACGGTCTGGAGCCGGGCCGACATGCTGGCCCTCCAGGACCTGCTGGCACCGACCCACGTGCTCCTCATCAGCGATGAGGTGTACGAGCACATGGTGTTTGATGGCCAAGCCCACGAGAGCGCTTCCCGCTTTCCCGGCCTCGCAGCTCGGGCCTTTGTGGTGTCGAGCTTCGGCAAAACCTTCCACGTGACCGGGTGGAAGGTGGGTACGGTCGCCGCGCCTGCGGCCTTGATGGCGGAGTTCCGCAAGGTGCACCAGTTCAATGTGTTCACCGTCAACACCCCGGTCCAGCATGCGCTGGCCGCGTATCTGGCCCACCCGGCGCCCTACCTCGAGCTGCCCGCGTTCTACCAACACAAGCGCGACCTCTTCCGCGC from the Rhodoferax potami genome contains:
- a CDS encoding NfeD family protein; the protein is MSEPNLWWLAVGALVALELLTGTFYLLMLGLGAAAAALAAHAGASVTAQLVWASLVGGGAVAVWHLRRSRGRSEPSAQANPNVNLDIGEVVQIGAWNPDGTAQVHYRGAAWTAIHRTGISPIPGAHRVAEMVGNRLLVDKA
- a CDS encoding SPFH domain-containing protein, giving the protein MEIAILLLVVAIIFVTRSVKVVPQQHAWVIERLGKYHGTLTPGLNFLVPFIDRVAYKHVLKEIPLDIASQVCITKDNTQLQVDGILYFQVTDAMRASYGSSNYIIAISQLAQTSLRSVIGKLELDKTFEERDIINAQVVAAIDEAALNWGVKVLRYEIKDLTPPKEILHAMQAQITAEREKRALIAASEGRRQEQINIATGEREAFIARSEGEKQAAINSAQGEAASITAVAEATANAIERIAAAIRQPGGEQAVQLKVAERAVDAYAKVAADATTTLIIPGNMSEVSGLIATAMKMVQSSK
- a CDS encoding DNA polymerase III subunit chi gives rise to the protein MTDVAFHFGAPNKLEYVGRLLRKAVARGARLTVLAVPAQVQYLDASLWATSPTDFLVHGVDNGASPDLRCPVVLTSKVHPALSSHGVLVNLTHEMPEGFDVFDRVIEVVSVDEEDRATARLRWKQYVQLGYAIQRHDLKLKGAE
- a CDS encoding leucyl aminopeptidase translates to MNFELKPLNLVALANEKADLLVLLIAQDFKPGKDELSILIGKALKQGDFSAKPGTVLALHRPVQANAAKVLLVAVGEGTARQVRSAIAACAGSLKAPVVKKAVIAFAGPAREDAVRAVPLAVADATYVYTHTKSKPEGRQLQKVLVGASNASEIAVSFAVAVGTVAGVEFAKEWANRPANYATPTLLGQAAQSLAEFAKISCEVLGPKEVAKLGMGSFMAVAQGSDEPLRFIVLKYSGATKAQAPLVLVGKGITFDSGGISIKPAAEMDEMKFDMSGAASVLGTFRTLAELKPAINVIGLIPACENLLNGKAVKPGDVVTSMSGQTIEILNTDAEGRLVLCDALTYAERFKPTAVVDIATLTGACVVALGGVRSGLFSSKPALADALFKAGESSGDLCWQLPLDEDYADGLKTNFADVANVAGRAGGAITAAKFLQRFTEKFDWAHLDIAGTAWKGGAAKGATGRPVPLLVEFVLSQVAGK
- the lptF gene encoding LPS export ABC transporter permease LptF → MLFHSSIRKELGRSFGATLVVLVTVVMTMTLLRTLGEASRGTFNPADVLIIMGYTVLSDMPTILSMSLFISVLTVVTRMYRDSEMVIWFGSGRGLLGLVGPLFRFAWPILLVVLTLAFVILPWSFSKIEDLRDRYDKRGDIARIEPGQFQESANGDRVFFIEKDSKGQQTGKNVFISTQEGNKQTITSARSGTVEVMNGDKFLVLQEGQRLERTTGKNDMTLSTFERYGARVGADDNSGRDYSPSNAKTTLELLRTQNPQHFAELAWRAGLTLAAFNLIWIGLAAAGANPRAGRSTNLIFAFLAFVVYFNLLVLAKNWVESGKAELIPMLLQLHGGVFVVSMLWLLKRHNHWALRLPRRNARREGSA
- the lptG gene encoding LPS export ABC transporter permease LptG, encoding MKTLRKLLYGEVVTAVALVTLAFIALFFFFDVVEELQQVTRLGASGYQVPQALIYVALMIPAHVYELFPITVLIGTIFVMARLARSSEFTILRTSGLGPWKALRTLMVLGLGFVLFTFAVGDYVAPLADKTAQLLKSRFQGKISVGKTGAWLKEKQAYGSYSVNVGSLASDATLKDIRVYEFDNQGFVVSLTEAKTGTFGSDESWMLANGERTEFTSGPNQIPKVDRAAFETFRWPTQISAEMVAAAVLRPERMGTIDLFQYIRHLNANGQSAQKYEIQFWKKVFYPLSCLVMVVLSLPFAYLHFRSGGIASYTFGGVMAGISFVLLNNVVNDLGNLQGWQPWITAALPGMIYSFFSLAAFTWLVLRR
- a CDS encoding sirohydrochlorin chelatase, translated to MTSPAPRHAIVLFAHGSRDPLWHKPMEAVAARIRSQSADVEVACAYLELSQPDLPHTVAQLTGAGVDSITIVPMFLGVGRHAREDLPELVTQLRASHPAVHFHLQKAVGEDDRLVQMLASIALDPTEA
- a CDS encoding CysB family HTH-type transcriptional regulator, translating into MNLHQFRFVQEAARRNLNLTEAAKALHTSQPGVSKAIIELEEELGIDIFARHGKRLKRITEPGQHVLKSIELILREVNNLKRIGEQYSSQDSGTLSIATTHTQARYVLPEKVAQLRAAFPKVNVSLHQGAPDQVARMLIDDVAEIGIATESLSNYSELVTLPCYEWQHVLVLPADHPLALKEHVTLEDVAAEPLITYHPSFTGRTKIDQAFEARKLEPRISLEAIDSDVIKTYVRLGLGIGIAAEMAVTDVVEDMEKNGARGGLVVRPAGYLFGQNVTRVAFKRSAYLRNFVFTFAEFLSSRLNRALIAKAMEGHVNDYEL
- a CDS encoding pyridoxal phosphate-dependent aminotransferase, whose translation is MTTALTPPLSSRLPNVGTTIFTVMSALATEHKAVNLGQGFPDFACDPKLVDAVTAAMQAGHNQYPPMAGVPALRQAVSAKIAGLHGKAYHPDTEITITAGATQAILTALLAVVHPGDEVIVLEPCYDSYVPNIELAGGVVVRVPLTPGTFRPDFAKIGAAITPKTRALLINSPHNPSATVWSRADMLALQDLLAPTHVLLISDEVYEHMVFDGQAHESASRFPGLAARAFVVSSFGKTFHVTGWKVGTVAAPAALMAEFRKVHQFNVFTVNTPVQHALAAYLAHPAPYLELPAFYQHKRDLFRAGLAGTRFKLLPSQGSYFQCVDISDVSDLNEADFCQWLTREIGVAAIPLSAFYGNGFDQRVVRFCFAKQDSTLQSALERLKTL